From Fundulus heteroclitus isolate FHET01 unplaced genomic scaffold, MU-UCD_Fhet_4.1 scaffold_42, whole genome shotgun sequence, one genomic window encodes:
- the LOC118560317 gene encoding tripartite motif-containing protein 16-like: MEQNLLDRETFSCSICLDLLKDPVTIPCGHSYCMKCIKNFWDEEDHKGIHSCPQCRKTFLPRPELSKNTMLAALVEQLKKTGLQAAPADLCYAGPEDVACDSCSGRKLKAIKSCLVCLASFCEKHLQPHYDVAPLKKHKLVEPSKNLQENICSRHDEVMKMFCRTDQKCICLICLMDEHKGHDTVSAAAERTERQRELEVRRENIQQRIQDREKDVKLLQQELEAIKHSADKTVEDSEKIFTQLIRLIQKRSSDVKQQIRSQQETEGSRVKELQEKLEQEITELKRKDAELKQLSDTEDHNQFLHNYPSLSALSESTHSSSIKIRPLSYFEDVTAAVSELRDQLQDILRDAWTNISLRLTEVDVSLSEPEPKSRAGFLRYSCEITLDPNTAHSRLLLSEGNRKVTRMKQPQSYSSHPDRFTGWFQVLSRESLTGRCYWEVEWRGRVIVAVAYKNISRAGSGNECGFGRNDKSWALDCYQEGYKFGHNNIWTSISGPGSSRVGVYLDHRAGILSFYSVSETMTLLHRVQTTFTQPLHAGVSLYYGGSAEFCKPK, from the exons atggagcagaaccTGCTGGACCGAGAAACCTTCTCCTGCtcgatctgtctggatctactgaaggatccggtgactattccctgtggacacagctactgtatgaagtgtattaaaaacttctgggatgaagaggatcacaaaggaatccacagctgccctcagtgcaggaAAACTTTTCTACCGAGGCCTGAGCTGAGtaaaaacaccatgttagcagctttagtggagcagctgaagaagactggactccaagctgctcctgctgatctctgctatgctggacctgaagatgtggcctgtgattcctgctctggaagaaaactgaaagccatcaagtcctgtttagtctgtctggcctctttctgtgagaaacaccttcagcctcattatgatGTGGCTCCACtaaagaaacacaagctggtggagccctccaagaacctccaggagaacatctgctctcgtcatgatgaggtgatgaagatgttctgtcgtactgatcagaagtgtatctgtcttatctgtttaatggatgaacataaaggccacgacacagtgtcagctgcagcagaaaggactgagaggcagagagagctggaggtgagacgagaaaacatccagcagagaatccaggacagagagaaagatgtgaagctgcttcaacaggagctggaggccatcaagcactctgctgataaaacagtggaggacagtgagaagatcttcactcagctgatccgtctcatccagaaaagaagctctgatgtgaagcagcagatcagatcccagcaggaaactgaagggagtcgagtcaaagagcttcaggagaagctggagcaggagatcactgagctgaagaggaaagacgctgagctgaagcagctctcagacacagaggatcacaaccagtttctccacaactacccctcactgtcagcactcagtgagtctacacactcatccagcatcaagatccgtcctctgagctactttgaggatgtgacagcagctgtgtcagagctcagagatcaactacaggacatcctgagagacgcatggacaaacatctcactgagactcactgaggtggatgtttcactgtcagaaccagaaccaaagagcagagctggattcttgagatattcatgtgaaatcactctggatccaaacacagcacACAGTCGTCTGTTACTATCAGAGgggaacaggaaggtgacaagGATGAAACAACCTCAGTCTTATTctagtcatccagacagattcactgGTTGGTTTCAGGTTctgagtagagagagtctgactggacgttgttactgggaggtggagtggagagGGAGAGTTATAGTAGCAGTCGCATACAAGAATATCAGCAGAGCAGGAAGTGGGAATGAATGTGGATTTGGACGAAATGACAAATCTTGGGCATTAGATTGTTACCAAGAAGGTTATAAATTTGGTCACAACAACATCTGGACCTCCATCTCaggtcctggttcctccagagtaggagtgtacctggatcacagagcaggtattctgtccttctacagcgtctctgaaaccatgactctcctccacagagtccagaccaccttcACTCAGCCGCTACATGCTGGAGTTTCTCTTTATTAtggag gttctgctgagttctgtaAACCCAAATAG